One region of Cyanobium sp. M30B3 genomic DNA includes:
- the murA gene encoding UDP-N-acetylglucosamine 1-carboxyvinyltransferase, protein MTLSAVPASIPVASVSGDAPSGDAATAADVASLIAGSTDQPEEGPGLAGSPELQRAHLLVTGGRRLSGELRVSGAKNSALVLMAACLLTRDQILLRNVPPLTDIVGMGDMLVSLGGKVRRTADTLELDGAEINCSTAPYELVNSLRASFFCIGPLLARMGMAKVPLPGGCQIGTRPVVEHVKGLKAMGAQVTIEHGVVTAVVPGVSRRLTGAHIHLDCPSVGATETLMMAAALADGETVIENAAQEPEVVDLADLLLAMGARIRGAGTPTIHIAGVERLHGADYSVIPDRIEAGTFLLAAAITRSALRVAPVIPEHLSAVLTKLEEAGCRIERDGDGLTLQAERIRAVDLRTQPFPGFPTDLQAPFMSLLATAEGTSMVCEKIFENRLQHVAELQRMGASIRTDGNTAFVEGVARLSAAPVKGTDLRASAAMVLAGLAAEGVSEVYGLEYLDRGYAGIEHKLNSVGASIQRIDPASVLHAQRPSQHLAA, encoded by the coding sequence ATGACGCTCTCCGCTGTCCCCGCTTCCATCCCCGTGGCATCCGTCTCCGGCGATGCCCCCTCCGGAGACGCGGCGACAGCGGCAGACGTGGCCTCCCTGATCGCCGGGTCCACCGACCAGCCCGAGGAGGGCCCGGGCCTTGCCGGTTCGCCCGAGCTGCAGCGTGCCCATCTTCTGGTGACCGGTGGCCGCCGGCTGAGCGGCGAGCTGCGGGTGAGTGGCGCCAAGAATTCAGCCCTGGTGCTGATGGCGGCCTGTCTGCTCACCCGCGACCAGATCCTGCTGCGCAACGTCCCTCCCCTCACCGACATCGTGGGCATGGGCGACATGCTGGTGAGCCTGGGTGGCAAGGTGCGTCGCACTGCCGACACCCTCGAGCTGGATGGGGCCGAGATCAACTGCTCCACCGCCCCCTATGAGCTGGTGAACAGCCTGCGGGCCAGCTTCTTCTGCATCGGACCCCTGCTGGCCCGGATGGGCATGGCCAAGGTGCCTCTCCCCGGCGGCTGCCAGATCGGCACCCGGCCAGTGGTGGAACACGTCAAGGGGCTGAAGGCCATGGGTGCCCAGGTCACGATTGAGCACGGCGTGGTCACGGCCGTGGTGCCCGGTGTCAGCCGTCGCCTCACCGGCGCCCACATCCACCTGGACTGCCCCAGCGTCGGCGCCACCGAGACCCTGATGATGGCCGCCGCCCTGGCTGATGGCGAGACCGTGATCGAGAACGCGGCCCAGGAGCCCGAAGTGGTGGATCTGGCCGACCTGCTGCTGGCCATGGGCGCCCGCATCCGCGGTGCTGGTACTCCCACCATCCACATTGCCGGTGTGGAGCGACTGCACGGTGCCGACTACAGCGTGATCCCGGACCGCATCGAGGCCGGCACCTTCCTGCTGGCCGCCGCGATCACCCGCTCCGCCCTGCGCGTGGCCCCCGTGATTCCCGAGCACCTCAGCGCGGTGCTCACCAAGCTGGAGGAGGCGGGCTGCCGCATCGAGCGCGATGGCGACGGTCTCACCCTCCAGGCTGAGCGCATCCGGGCCGTGGACCTCCGTACCCAGCCCTTCCCCGGGTTCCCCACCGACCTGCAAGCCCCGTTCATGAGCCTGCTGGCCACGGCCGAGGGCACCAGCATGGTGTGCGAGAAGATCTTCGAAAACCGGCTGCAACATGTGGCTGAGCTGCAGCGGATGGGCGCCTCGATCCGCACCGATGGCAACACCGCCTTTGTTGAAGGTGTGGCCCGGCTGAGCGCCGCCCCCGTGAAGGGCACCGACCTGAGGGCATCGGCGGCCATGGTGCTCGCCGGCCTGGCAGCGGAAGGCGTGAGCGAGGTTTACGGGCTGGAGTACCTCGATCGCGGCTATGCCGGCATCGAGCACAAGCTGAACAGCGTGGGAGCCTCGATCCAGCGGATCGATCCCGCCAGCGTGCTCCACGCCCAGCGTCCCAGCCAACACCTCGCCGCCTAA
- a CDS encoding aspartate aminotransferase family protein has translation MDTYARLPVELVKGKGVWVWDRDGRRYLDCVAGIAVCTLGHSDPRLRKALNRQLGRLQHVSNLYRIPEQQQLAEAITARSCFDRVFFCNSGAEANEAAIKLARKHGQLVRGISDRQGPLILTAKASFHGRTLAAVTATGQPKYHQGFEPMVQGFRYFPYNDTAAFEDLLAECEANGPRVAAVLLEPLQGEGGVHPGELAFFSRVRQLCDAHNILLIFDEVQIGVGRSGELWGYQKLGVEPDAFTLAKGLGGGIPIGALAVKRHCDHFRPGDHASTFGGNPFACRAGLTVLAELERRDLLTRVRRVGAVLHQELGALVERHPQLLAGSRGWGLLQGLVLRPEAPAAPAVVKAALAKGLLVVPAGGTVVRFVPPLTIKSRQIRQAVQVLEQALLSLV, from the coding sequence ATGGACACCTACGCCCGCTTGCCGGTGGAGCTGGTGAAGGGCAAGGGCGTCTGGGTGTGGGATCGCGACGGCCGCCGCTATCTCGACTGCGTGGCCGGCATCGCCGTGTGCACCCTGGGCCACAGTGACCCCCGCCTGCGCAAGGCCCTGAACCGTCAACTGGGCCGCCTGCAGCACGTGTCCAACCTGTACCGGATCCCGGAACAGCAGCAGCTGGCGGAGGCCATCACGGCCCGCAGCTGCTTCGACCGGGTGTTCTTCTGCAACTCCGGCGCCGAGGCCAACGAGGCGGCGATCAAGTTGGCCCGCAAGCACGGCCAGCTGGTGCGCGGCATCAGCGATCGGCAGGGGCCGCTGATCCTCACGGCCAAGGCCAGCTTCCACGGGCGCACCCTGGCGGCGGTGACGGCCACCGGCCAGCCCAAGTACCACCAGGGTTTCGAACCGATGGTGCAGGGCTTCCGCTACTTCCCTTACAACGACACGGCCGCCTTTGAGGACCTGCTGGCGGAGTGTGAGGCCAACGGTCCCCGGGTGGCCGCCGTGCTGCTGGAGCCCCTGCAGGGCGAGGGGGGCGTGCACCCCGGCGAGCTGGCCTTCTTCAGCCGGGTGCGCCAGCTCTGCGATGCCCACAACATCCTGCTGATCTTCGACGAGGTGCAGATCGGTGTGGGCCGCAGCGGCGAGCTGTGGGGCTACCAGAAGCTGGGGGTGGAACCGGATGCCTTCACCCTGGCCAAGGGCCTGGGAGGCGGCATCCCGATCGGCGCGCTGGCGGTGAAGCGCCACTGCGACCACTTCCGCCCCGGCGACCACGCCAGCACCTTCGGCGGCAATCCCTTCGCCTGCCGGGCCGGCCTCACCGTGCTGGCCGAACTGGAGCGCCGCGACCTGCTCACCCGGGTGCGGCGGGTGGGTGCCGTGCTCCACCAGGAACTGGGCGCCCTGGTGGAGCGCCACCCCCAGCTGCTGGCCGGCAGCCGCGGCTGGGGCCTGCTGCAGGGTCTGGTGCTGCGACCCGAGGCCCCGGCAGCCCCGGCCGTGGTGAAGGCCGCCCTGGCCAAGGGGCTGCTGGTGGTGCCGGCCGGAGGCACCGTGGTGCGTTTCGTGCCACCGCTCACGATCAAATCCCGCCAGATCCGCCAGGCCGTGCAGGTGCTGGAGCAGGCCCTGCTCAGCCTGGTCTGA
- a CDS encoding bifunctional folylpolyglutamate synthase/dihydrofolate synthase, whose translation MQDPFADLIEPFGRRGVDLGLERLRGALAELGHPERRFAAVQVAGTNGKGSICTLVHRSLLAAGIRAGLYTSPHLVSWTERIRLGPDPIPPATLRRHLLAAGAAAERHSLTPFERVTAAAFLAFAEAQLPLVVLEVGLGGRLDATSCHPDRSVIGFAAIGLDHREFLGPDLASIAAEKAGVLQAGAVAVSAPQAPEAATVLERQAEATGAQLRWREPLAQAADGSLEIEGELCACGLAGSIQADNGAVALGMLEALAERGWPLHTAAIRQGFAQAHWPGRLQQLHWRGQPLLLDGAHNPPAAAALRAELDRHPARHGLGSGPRHWLLGMLANKQGPELVAALLAPGDRAWIVPVPGHASWEREALAVALPQRAHQLETATDVAQAIALARPTAAGHRLIVAGSLYLIGNLLAGDPD comes from the coding sequence GTGCAGGATCCCTTCGCCGACCTGATCGAGCCCTTCGGCCGCCGCGGGGTGGATCTGGGCCTGGAGCGGCTGCGGGGGGCTCTGGCCGAGCTGGGCCATCCCGAGCGGCGCTTCGCCGCGGTGCAGGTGGCCGGCACCAACGGCAAGGGATCGATCTGCACCCTGGTGCACCGCAGCCTGCTGGCAGCGGGCATCCGCGCCGGGCTGTACACCTCGCCCCACCTGGTGAGCTGGACCGAGCGCATCCGGCTGGGGCCCGACCCGATCCCCCCGGCCACCCTGCGCCGCCACCTGCTGGCCGCTGGGGCAGCGGCCGAGCGCCACAGCCTCACGCCATTCGAACGGGTGACGGCCGCCGCCTTTCTGGCCTTCGCCGAGGCCCAGCTGCCCCTGGTGGTGCTGGAGGTGGGGTTGGGCGGCCGGCTCGATGCCACCAGCTGCCACCCCGATCGCAGCGTGATCGGCTTCGCTGCCATCGGCCTCGATCACCGCGAGTTTCTCGGGCCCGACCTGGCCAGCATCGCCGCTGAGAAGGCCGGCGTGCTCCAGGCTGGAGCTGTTGCGGTGAGCGCCCCCCAGGCCCCGGAAGCGGCCACCGTGCTGGAGCGCCAGGCCGAGGCCACGGGAGCCCAGCTGCGCTGGCGGGAGCCCCTGGCCCAGGCGGCCGATGGCAGCCTGGAGATCGAGGGCGAGCTCTGTGCCTGCGGCCTGGCCGGGAGCATCCAGGCCGACAACGGGGCGGTGGCGCTGGGCATGCTCGAGGCCCTGGCCGAACGGGGCTGGCCGCTGCACACCGCCGCAATCCGGCAGGGATTTGCCCAGGCCCACTGGCCTGGCCGGCTGCAGCAGCTGCACTGGCGGGGCCAGCCCCTGCTGCTGGACGGGGCCCACAACCCGCCCGCCGCGGCCGCCCTGCGGGCCGAACTCGATCGGCATCCCGCCCGCCACGGACTTGGGTCCGGCCCGCGCCACTGGCTGCTGGGAATGCTGGCCAACAAACAGGGGCCGGAGCTGGTGGCCGCGTTGCTCGCCCCCGGCGACCGGGCCTGGATCGTGCCGGTGCCGGGCCATGCCAGCTGGGAGCGCGAGGCTCTGGCCGTGGCGCTGCCGCAACGGGCCCACCAGCTGGAGACAGCCACAGACGTGGCGCAGGCGATCGCGCTGGCGCGGCCCACCGCCGCCGGACATCGACTGATCGTGGCCGGCTCGCTCTACCTGATCGGCAATCTGCTGGCTGGGGACCCCGACTGA
- a CDS encoding pentapeptide repeat-containing protein, with translation MPPLSPSRPQRVLPRLLGPLLGLALSLLALLLPAGAAWAEFSGVDYTLTNQNEADFSGQNLANTSFAGASGRHANFAGANLHGAILTQAAFPEANFRGADLSGVLMDKVDFSGADFTDALLSGVIASGSNFSGATVTGADFSDALIDRADQRALCREAEGTNPITGVDTRLSLGC, from the coding sequence ATGCCCCCTCTGTCCCCGTCCCGGCCGCAGCGGGTGTTGCCCCGACTGCTGGGGCCCCTGCTGGGGCTGGCGCTCAGCCTGCTGGCGCTGCTGCTGCCGGCTGGCGCGGCATGGGCGGAATTCTCCGGTGTGGACTACACCCTCACCAACCAGAACGAGGCCGATTTCAGCGGGCAGAACCTGGCCAACACCTCCTTTGCGGGGGCCTCGGGCCGGCATGCCAACTTCGCGGGCGCCAACCTGCACGGGGCCATCCTCACCCAGGCCGCCTTCCCGGAGGCCAACTTCCGGGGCGCCGACCTGAGCGGGGTGCTGATGGACAAGGTGGACTTCAGCGGCGCCGACTTCACGGACGCCCTGCTCAGCGGCGTGATCGCCTCGGGCAGCAACTTCAGCGGCGCCACGGTGACAGGCGCCGACTTCAGCGATGCCCTGATCGACCGGGCCGACCAGCGGGCCCTCTGCCGCGAGGCCGAGGGCACCAACCCGATCACGGGTGTGGACACGCGCCTGAGTCTGGGCTGTTGA
- a CDS encoding FAD-binding oxidoreductase: MSSLPPRPSQATIDQLAAELRRHDDQLRLITAAEAAELERLSRDFFDYSPFLVPLFSGQRAQLVVRATSVDQVRLVAGACARAAVPLTLRGAGTGNYGQCVPLAGGVVLELTGLNRLRHLDADSGVIEVEPGAVMAAVDQQLAPQGRALRLQPSTYRSASIGGFIAGGSGGIGSLRWGFLRDPGNLLGLEVVTVEPEPRLLRLDAAASAPLNHAYGCNGIITALRLPTCEAVAWQQLVVGFTSWAEAVEAARALAATALLLNGLTLLEAPIAARSPWPQGCGAAARGEHRLLLLAAPDALEVLPGWLAARGGTLVWQAPQGQGRGLPLRELCWNHTTLHWRAQVPGWTYLQLLLPQPELPLLQELSRQWGDALHWHLEAVRHQGAARFAALPLLRWQGEAPLQQLMAQLRQAGAVIFNPHVITVEDGGLGVIDADQVAAKAAYDPAGLLNPGKLRGWLER, from the coding sequence GTGTCGTCCCTGCCGCCGCGTCCCAGCCAGGCCACGATCGATCAGCTGGCGGCCGAGCTGCGCCGGCACGACGACCAGCTGCGGCTGATCACCGCGGCCGAGGCGGCCGAGCTGGAGCGTCTCTCGCGTGACTTCTTCGACTACTCCCCGTTCCTGGTGCCCCTGTTCAGCGGCCAGCGGGCCCAGCTGGTGGTGCGGGCCACCAGCGTGGACCAGGTGCGGCTGGTGGCCGGCGCCTGTGCCCGGGCCGCAGTGCCGCTCACCCTGCGCGGTGCCGGCACCGGCAACTACGGCCAGTGCGTGCCCCTGGCCGGCGGGGTGGTGCTGGAGCTCACGGGCCTGAACCGGCTGCGGCATCTCGACGCTGACAGCGGCGTGATCGAGGTGGAGCCGGGAGCCGTGATGGCGGCGGTGGACCAGCAGCTCGCCCCCCAGGGCCGGGCCCTGCGGCTGCAGCCCAGCACTTACCGCAGCGCCAGCATCGGCGGCTTCATCGCCGGCGGCTCCGGCGGCATCGGCTCGCTGCGCTGGGGCTTTCTGCGCGATCCCGGCAACCTGCTGGGGCTGGAGGTGGTCACGGTGGAGCCGGAACCGCGGCTGCTGCGGCTGGATGCCGCCGCCAGCGCGCCACTCAACCACGCCTACGGCTGCAACGGCATCATCACCGCCCTGCGCCTGCCCACCTGCGAGGCCGTGGCCTGGCAGCAGCTGGTGGTGGGATTCACCAGCTGGGCCGAGGCGGTGGAGGCCGCCCGGGCCCTGGCGGCCACGGCCCTGCTGCTCAATGGGCTCACGCTGCTGGAGGCCCCGATCGCCGCCCGCTCCCCCTGGCCCCAGGGCTGTGGGGCGGCGGCACGGGGGGAGCACCGCCTGCTGCTGCTGGCTGCCCCGGATGCCCTGGAGGTGCTGCCGGGCTGGCTGGCGGCCCGTGGCGGCACCCTGGTGTGGCAGGCGCCCCAGGGCCAGGGCCGGGGCCTGCCCCTGCGGGAACTCTGCTGGAACCACACCACCCTGCACTGGCGGGCCCAGGTGCCCGGCTGGACCTATCTGCAGCTGCTGCTGCCCCAGCCGGAGCTGCCGCTGCTGCAGGAGCTCAGTCGCCAGTGGGGCGACGCCCTGCACTGGCACCTGGAGGCGGTGCGCCACCAGGGGGCAGCCCGCTTTGCGGCCCTGCCGCTGCTGCGCTGGCAGGGGGAGGCCCCGCTGCAGCAGCTGATGGCCCAGCTGCGTCAGGCCGGGGCGGTGATTTTCAATCCCCATGTGATCACCGTCGAGGACGGTGGCCTGGGGGTGATCGACGCCGACCAGGTGGCCGCCAAGGCCGCCTACGACCCGGCTGGCCTGCTCAATCCCGGCAAGCTGCGGGGCTGGCTGGAGCGCTGA
- a CDS encoding DUF4359 domain-containing protein — protein sequence MAALLGGGLALSNPRPSDFDSFAAEQLVEVIEGEVCRGEVLPTLVRLALRDCPRLIQAQRGAIGAYVGRHTRRTNLGLLSLYRTEFGGTALLGWSLPRFSATVVGAAGQLVIVQAGLDEEGS from the coding sequence GTGGCAGCGCTGCTCGGCGGCGGCCTGGCGCTCAGCAATCCCCGCCCCAGCGATTTCGACAGCTTTGCCGCCGAGCAGCTGGTGGAGGTGATCGAGGGGGAGGTGTGCCGGGGCGAGGTGTTGCCCACGTTGGTGCGCCTGGCCCTGCGCGACTGTCCGCGGCTGATCCAGGCCCAGCGCGGGGCGATCGGCGCCTATGTGGGCCGCCACACCCGCCGCACCAACCTGGGGCTGCTGAGCCTTTACCGCACCGAGTTCGGTGGCACGGCCCTGCTGGGCTGGAGCCTGCCCCGGTTTTCCGCCACGGTGGTGGGCGCCGCCGGCCAGCTGGTGATCGTGCAGGCCGGCCTCGACGAGGAGGGTTCCTGA
- a CDS encoding DUF1611 domain-containing protein, with amino-acid sequence MLTPEHRLVLLLHGGLADLSGKTGLTLLRYRRGPVVAVVDPDQAGRSLGEVSGIHRDVPVVGSLAEALPYGPEVAVVGLAPSGGRLPPPVRADLAAALRAGLSVASGLHSRIGADPELAPLRRDPAWIWDLRREPEGLVVAAGRAAALPCRRLLAVGSDMAVGKMSACLELAAAAERQGIPARFVGTGQAGILISGQGVALDAVRVDYAAGAVEAAVLQAGADLGPEGLVLVEGQGSLAHPGSTATLPLIRGSQPTHLLLVHRAGQRHIKGLPALPVPPLPELIAAVEALAALGRPDGHRPRVKAVALNTGHLEDGPSARAISTVADHTGLPCADVVRGGAGQLLQALLS; translated from the coding sequence ATGTTGACCCCTGAGCACCGGCTGGTGCTGCTGCTGCACGGCGGCCTGGCCGACCTCTCCGGCAAGACCGGCCTCACCCTGCTCCGCTACCGGCGCGGGCCGGTGGTGGCGGTGGTGGATCCCGATCAGGCCGGCCGCAGCCTGGGTGAGGTGAGCGGCATCCACCGCGACGTGCCGGTGGTGGGCTCGCTGGCTGAAGCTCTGCCCTATGGCCCCGAGGTGGCGGTGGTGGGCCTGGCGCCCTCGGGCGGGCGGCTGCCGCCGCCGGTGCGCGCCGATCTGGCGGCGGCGCTGCGGGCGGGGCTGAGCGTGGCCAGCGGCCTGCACAGCCGCATCGGCGCCGACCCCGAACTGGCGCCGCTGCGCCGCGATCCGGCCTGGATCTGGGACCTGCGGCGCGAGCCGGAGGGGCTGGTGGTGGCGGCGGGCCGGGCGGCGGCCCTGCCCTGTCGGCGGCTGCTGGCGGTGGGCAGCGACATGGCGGTGGGCAAGATGAGCGCCTGCCTGGAGCTGGCCGCGGCGGCCGAGCGCCAGGGCATTCCCGCCCGCTTCGTGGGCACGGGCCAGGCCGGCATCCTGATCAGCGGCCAGGGGGTGGCCCTCGACGCGGTGCGGGTGGATTACGCGGCCGGTGCCGTGGAGGCGGCGGTGCTGCAGGCCGGCGCCGATCTCGGACCCGAGGGGCTGGTGCTGGTGGAGGGCCAGGGCTCCCTGGCCCATCCCGGCTCCACGGCCACCCTGCCGCTGATCCGCGGCAGCCAGCCCACGCATCTGCTGCTGGTGCACCGCGCCGGCCAGCGCCACATCAAGGGGCTGCCCGCGTTGCCGGTTCCGCCGTTGCCGGAGCTGATCGCGGCTGTGGAGGCGCTGGCGGCCCTGGGGCGTCCCGATGGGCACAGGCCGCGGGTGAAGGCGGTGGCGCTCAACACCGGCCACCTCGAGGACGGGCCCTCTGCCCGGGCCATCAGCACGGTCGCTGACCACACCGGCCTGCCCTGCGCGGATGTGGTGCGCGGCGGAGCCGGGCAGCTTCTGCAGGCCCTGCTCTCCTGA
- a CDS encoding dipeptide epimerase has translation MRLRLRRFPLTKAVPLAISRGSTSAVEHLLVTIEHDGLTGYGETGGLDTGHRAFATPAITAELEALAPQLEPLAPEPLQALEPLLAPPLNGLSPPARCGLDLALHDWWGQRLGQPLHRLWSLDPGACVATSVTLGLGEPAAVLARLERWWQQLPATRIKLKLGSPDGLAHDRTLLAAVAAALEQRRQATGAACELQVDANGGWDLDGARTMLEPLARAGVVLLEQPLAPQLDPVADTAGFAALQPHCPLPLVADESCWDLADLLRLAPHVDGINIKLLKSGGLAEALLMARTAQRLGLGVMLGCYSDGALLNGAAAQLLPLVRWPDLDSHLNLIDDPFVGLERRGDVVLPPAGAGIGVRPGPELAALAPPQEES, from the coding sequence ATGCGCCTGCGTCTGCGCCGCTTTCCGCTCACCAAGGCCGTGCCCCTGGCGATCAGCCGCGGCAGCACCAGCGCCGTGGAGCACCTGCTGGTGACGATCGAGCACGACGGACTCACGGGCTATGGCGAGACCGGTGGCTTGGACACCGGCCATCGCGCCTTCGCCACACCGGCCATCACCGCCGAGCTGGAGGCCCTGGCCCCACAGCTGGAGCCCCTGGCGCCCGAGCCCCTGCAAGCCCTTGAACCGTTGCTGGCGCCCCCGCTGAACGGGCTCAGCCCACCGGCGCGCTGCGGCCTGGATCTGGCGCTGCACGACTGGTGGGGCCAGCGGTTGGGACAGCCCCTGCACCGGCTCTGGAGCCTGGATCCGGGGGCCTGTGTCGCCACCAGCGTCACCCTCGGGCTGGGGGAGCCCGCGGCGGTGCTGGCGCGGCTCGAGCGCTGGTGGCAGCAGCTGCCCGCCACCCGCATCAAGCTCAAGCTGGGCAGCCCCGATGGCCTCGCCCACGACCGGACCCTGCTGGCGGCCGTGGCGGCGGCCCTGGAGCAGCGGCGCCAGGCCACGGGCGCGGCCTGCGAACTGCAGGTGGATGCCAACGGCGGCTGGGATCTGGATGGTGCCCGAACGATGCTGGAGCCGCTGGCGCGGGCCGGGGTGGTGTTGCTGGAGCAGCCCCTGGCGCCCCAGCTCGATCCCGTGGCCGACACGGCGGGCTTCGCGGCCCTCCAGCCCCACTGCCCGCTGCCGCTGGTGGCCGACGAGAGCTGCTGGGACCTGGCCGATCTGCTGCGCCTCGCCCCCCACGTGGACGGCATCAACATCAAGTTGCTCAAGAGCGGCGGCCTGGCGGAAGCCCTGCTGATGGCGCGCACGGCACAGCGGCTGGGGCTGGGGGTGATGCTCGGCTGCTACTCCGATGGCGCGCTGCTCAACGGCGCCGCGGCCCAGCTGCTGCCGCTGGTGCGCTGGCCCGACCTCGACAGCCACCTCAACCTGATCGACGATCCCTTTGTGGGCCTGGAGCGGCGGGGTGATGTGGTGCTGCCGCCGGCGGGGGCCGGGATCGGCGTGCGGCCGGGGCCGGAGCTGGCCGCACTGGCGCCTCCGCAGGAGGAGAGCTGA
- the miaB gene encoding tRNA (N6-isopentenyl adenosine(37)-C2)-methylthiotransferase MiaB, with amino-acid sequence MTATLSQPSATAGPAASPAAGQRGSYWITTFGCQMNKADSERMAGILEAMGYREAPAELEADLVLYNTCTIRDNAEQKVYSYLGRQAQRKRANPHLTLVVAGCVAQQEGESLLRRVPELDLVMGPQHANRLDVLLARVEQGQQVVATGEHHILEDITTARRDSSVCGWVNVIYGCNERCTYCVVPSVRGQEQSRLPEAIRLEMEGLAARGFKEITLLGQNIDAYGRDLPGITPEGRRTHTLTDLLLDVHAVEGIERIRFATSHPRYFSERLIDTCADLEKVCEHFHIPFQSGDDAVLKAMARGYTVDRYRRIIDRIRQRMPDAAISADVIVAFPGETDAQYRRTLDLIEAIGFDQVNTAAYSPRPNTPAADWPNQLPEAVKVERLRELNALVERVAKQRSARYSGRIEEILVEGSNPRDPQQVMGRTRTNRLTFFPGQRPEGSAIQPGELVNVRIEQVRAFSLSGKLA; translated from the coding sequence ATGACGGCGACCCTTTCCCAACCCAGCGCGACTGCAGGCCCGGCGGCAAGCCCGGCGGCAGGCCAGCGCGGCAGCTACTGGATCACCACCTTCGGCTGCCAGATGAACAAGGCGGATTCCGAGCGCATGGCCGGGATCCTCGAAGCGATGGGCTACCGCGAGGCCCCGGCCGAGCTGGAGGCCGATCTGGTGCTCTACAACACCTGCACGATCCGCGACAACGCCGAGCAGAAGGTGTACAGCTATCTGGGCCGCCAGGCCCAGCGCAAGCGGGCCAACCCCCACCTCACCCTGGTGGTGGCCGGCTGCGTGGCCCAGCAGGAGGGCGAATCGCTGCTGCGGCGCGTGCCCGAGCTGGATCTGGTGATGGGGCCCCAGCACGCCAACCGGCTCGATGTGCTGCTGGCCCGGGTGGAGCAGGGCCAGCAGGTGGTGGCCACCGGTGAGCACCACATCCTCGAAGACATCACCACCGCCCGCCGCGACAGCTCGGTGTGCGGCTGGGTGAACGTGATCTACGGCTGCAACGAGCGCTGCACCTACTGCGTGGTGCCCTCGGTGCGGGGCCAGGAACAGTCGCGCCTGCCCGAGGCCATCCGGCTGGAGATGGAGGGGCTGGCCGCCCGGGGCTTCAAGGAGATCACCCTGCTGGGCCAGAACATCGACGCCTACGGCCGCGACCTGCCCGGCATCACCCCCGAGGGCCGCCGCACCCACACCCTCACCGACCTGCTCCTTGACGTGCATGCCGTGGAGGGGATCGAGCGGATCCGCTTCGCCACCAGCCACCCGCGCTACTTCAGCGAGCGGCTGATCGATACCTGCGCGGATCTGGAGAAGGTGTGCGAGCACTTCCACATCCCCTTCCAGAGCGGCGACGACGCCGTGCTCAAGGCGATGGCCCGCGGCTACACGGTGGATCGCTACCGCCGCATCATTGATCGCATCCGCCAGCGCATGCCCGATGCCGCCATCAGCGCCGATGTGATCGTGGCCTTCCCCGGCGAAACCGACGCCCAGTACCGCCGCACCCTCGACCTGATCGAGGCGATCGGCTTCGACCAGGTGAACACCGCCGCCTACTCGCCGCGTCCCAACACCCCGGCCGCCGACTGGCCGAACCAGCTGCCGGAAGCGGTGAAGGTGGAGCGGCTGCGGGAGCTCAACGCCCTGGTGGAGCGGGTGGCCAAGCAGCGCAGCGCCCGCTACTCCGGCCGGATCGAGGAGATCCTGGTGGAGGGCAGCAACCCCAGGGATCCCCAGCAGGTGATGGGCCGCACCCGCACCAACCGACTCACGTTCTTCCCTGGCCAGCGGCCCGAGGGCAGCGCCATCCAGCCCGGCGAGCTTGTGAACGTGCGGATCGAGCAGGTGCGCGCCTTCTCGCTGAGCGGCAAACTGGCCTGA